The following are encoded in a window of Osmia bicornis bicornis chromosome 15, iOsmBic2.1, whole genome shotgun sequence genomic DNA:
- the LOC114877689 gene encoding regulator of G-protein signaling 17 isoform X1, with protein sequence MIEMSSGMGATAMGIGVSHRPGAGEGVAGGCRLRAQSQSQASGSSDNPQQSSQQQQQQQQQLQQQQQQPPASQQQSQQQQRQGSGIGGRSKKDNCCLCWCCCCSCSWNKCLAAVGGNSTGAGGAGDQGKKKGNAGVGEHGSGVGVGGELGSGGAGNGFDGLDGLDGNMECSLEEIRSWGSSFDKLMRSPAGRKFFREFLVSEYSEENIAFWLACEQLKRESNPEKIEEKARFIYERYISILSPKEVSLDSQVREIVNRNMVQPTPHTFDDAQLQIYTLMHRDSYPRFVNSELYRRVARLSSGSNSEEHSAGKPKCKKGTT encoded by the exons ATGATAGAG ATGTCGAGCGGAATGGGTGCAACTGCAATGGGGATCGGCGTTAGTCACAGGCCAGGGGCCGGCGAGGGTGTAGCCGGTGGGTGCCGGCTACGCGCGCAGAGTCAGAGCCAGGCGTCCGGCTCTTCCGACAATCCGCAGCAGTCCTcccagcagcagcaacagcagcaacaacagctgcagcaacagcaacaacagccGCCCGCGTCGCAGCAACAGTCGCAGCAGCAACAGCGTCAAGGTTCGGGGATCGGAGGCCGTTCGAAGAAGGACAACTGTTGCCTCTGCTGGTGCTGTTGTTGTAGTTGCTCGTG GAATAAATG TCTGGCGGCAGTGGGCGGCAACTCGACGGGCGCAGGGGGTGCTGGCGACCAGGGGAAGAAGAAGGGTAACGCGGGCGTCGGCGAGCACGGGAGCGGCGTCGGCGTCGGTGGCGAGCTAGGAAGCGGTGGCGCGGGCAATGGTTTCGACGGGCTTGATGGCCTGGATGGTAACATGGAGTGCAGCCTGGAGGAGATCAGATCTTGGGGCTCCTCCTTCGACAAGTTGATGAGGAGTCCCGCGGGTCGTAAGTTCTTCAGGGAGTTCCTGGTGAGCGAGTATAGCGAAGAGAACATCGCGTTCTGGCTAGCGTGCGAGCAGCTGAAACGGGAAAGCAACCCTGAAAAGATCGAGGAGAAGGCGCGCTTCATCTACGAGCGTTACATATCCATACTCTCACCGAAAGAA GTGAGCCTGGACTCGCAAGTGCGCGAAATAGTGAACCGCAACATGGTGCAACCGACGCCGCACACGTTCGACGACGCCCAGCTGCAGATCTACACTCTGATGCACCGCGACTCGTACCCTCGTTTCGTGAACAGCGAGCTGTACCGGCGGGTGGCCCGTTTGAGTAGCGGGTCGAACAGTGAGGAGCACAGCGCGGGCAAGCCGAAGTGCAAGAAGGGCACCACGTAA
- the LOC114877689 gene encoding regulator of G-protein signaling 17 isoform X4, whose amino-acid sequence MIEMSSGMGATAMGIGVSHRPGAGEGVAGGCRLRAQSQSQASGSSDNPQQSSQQQQQQQQQLQQQQQQPPASQQQSQQQQRQGSGIGGRSKKDNCCLCWCCCCSCSCLAAVGGNSTGAGGAGDQGKKKGNAGVGEHGSGVGVGGELGSGGAGNGFDGLDGLDGNMECSLEEIRSWGSSFDKLMRSPAGRKFFREFLVSEYSEENIAFWLACEQLKRESNPEKIEEKARFIYERYISILSPKEVSLDSQVREIVNRNMVQPTPHTFDDAQLQIYTLMHRDSYPRFVNSELYRRVARLSSGSNSEEHSAGKPKCKKGTT is encoded by the exons ATGATAGAG ATGTCGAGCGGAATGGGTGCAACTGCAATGGGGATCGGCGTTAGTCACAGGCCAGGGGCCGGCGAGGGTGTAGCCGGTGGGTGCCGGCTACGCGCGCAGAGTCAGAGCCAGGCGTCCGGCTCTTCCGACAATCCGCAGCAGTCCTcccagcagcagcaacagcagcaacaacagctgcagcaacagcaacaacagccGCCCGCGTCGCAGCAACAGTCGCAGCAGCAACAGCGTCAAGGTTCGGGGATCGGAGGCCGTTCGAAGAAGGACAACTGTTGCCTCTGCTGGTGCTGTTGTTGTAGTTGCTCGTG TCTGGCGGCAGTGGGCGGCAACTCGACGGGCGCAGGGGGTGCTGGCGACCAGGGGAAGAAGAAGGGTAACGCGGGCGTCGGCGAGCACGGGAGCGGCGTCGGCGTCGGTGGCGAGCTAGGAAGCGGTGGCGCGGGCAATGGTTTCGACGGGCTTGATGGCCTGGATGGTAACATGGAGTGCAGCCTGGAGGAGATCAGATCTTGGGGCTCCTCCTTCGACAAGTTGATGAGGAGTCCCGCGGGTCGTAAGTTCTTCAGGGAGTTCCTGGTGAGCGAGTATAGCGAAGAGAACATCGCGTTCTGGCTAGCGTGCGAGCAGCTGAAACGGGAAAGCAACCCTGAAAAGATCGAGGAGAAGGCGCGCTTCATCTACGAGCGTTACATATCCATACTCTCACCGAAAGAA GTGAGCCTGGACTCGCAAGTGCGCGAAATAGTGAACCGCAACATGGTGCAACCGACGCCGCACACGTTCGACGACGCCCAGCTGCAGATCTACACTCTGATGCACCGCGACTCGTACCCTCGTTTCGTGAACAGCGAGCTGTACCGGCGGGTGGCCCGTTTGAGTAGCGGGTCGAACAGTGAGGAGCACAGCGCGGGCAAGCCGAAGTGCAAGAAGGGCACCACGTAA
- the LOC114877689 gene encoding regulator of G-protein signaling 17 isoform X2: MIEMSSGMGATAMGIGVSHRPGAGEGVAGGCRLRAQSQSQASGSSDNPQQSSQQQQQQQQQLQQQQQQPPASQQQSQQQQRQGSGIGGRSKKDNCCLCWCCCCSCSNKCLAAVGGNSTGAGGAGDQGKKKGNAGVGEHGSGVGVGGELGSGGAGNGFDGLDGLDGNMECSLEEIRSWGSSFDKLMRSPAGRKFFREFLVSEYSEENIAFWLACEQLKRESNPEKIEEKARFIYERYISILSPKEVSLDSQVREIVNRNMVQPTPHTFDDAQLQIYTLMHRDSYPRFVNSELYRRVARLSSGSNSEEHSAGKPKCKKGTT; the protein is encoded by the exons ATGATAGAG ATGTCGAGCGGAATGGGTGCAACTGCAATGGGGATCGGCGTTAGTCACAGGCCAGGGGCCGGCGAGGGTGTAGCCGGTGGGTGCCGGCTACGCGCGCAGAGTCAGAGCCAGGCGTCCGGCTCTTCCGACAATCCGCAGCAGTCCTcccagcagcagcaacagcagcaacaacagctgcagcaacagcaacaacagccGCCCGCGTCGCAGCAACAGTCGCAGCAGCAACAGCGTCAAGGTTCGGGGATCGGAGGCCGTTCGAAGAAGGACAACTGTTGCCTCTGCTGGTGCTGTTGTTGTAGTTGCTC GAATAAATG TCTGGCGGCAGTGGGCGGCAACTCGACGGGCGCAGGGGGTGCTGGCGACCAGGGGAAGAAGAAGGGTAACGCGGGCGTCGGCGAGCACGGGAGCGGCGTCGGCGTCGGTGGCGAGCTAGGAAGCGGTGGCGCGGGCAATGGTTTCGACGGGCTTGATGGCCTGGATGGTAACATGGAGTGCAGCCTGGAGGAGATCAGATCTTGGGGCTCCTCCTTCGACAAGTTGATGAGGAGTCCCGCGGGTCGTAAGTTCTTCAGGGAGTTCCTGGTGAGCGAGTATAGCGAAGAGAACATCGCGTTCTGGCTAGCGTGCGAGCAGCTGAAACGGGAAAGCAACCCTGAAAAGATCGAGGAGAAGGCGCGCTTCATCTACGAGCGTTACATATCCATACTCTCACCGAAAGAA GTGAGCCTGGACTCGCAAGTGCGCGAAATAGTGAACCGCAACATGGTGCAACCGACGCCGCACACGTTCGACGACGCCCAGCTGCAGATCTACACTCTGATGCACCGCGACTCGTACCCTCGTTTCGTGAACAGCGAGCTGTACCGGCGGGTGGCCCGTTTGAGTAGCGGGTCGAACAGTGAGGAGCACAGCGCGGGCAAGCCGAAGTGCAAGAAGGGCACCACGTAA
- the LOC114877689 gene encoding regulator of G-protein signaling 17 isoform X5 codes for MIEMSSGMGATAMGIGVSHRPGAGEGVAGGCRLRAQSQSQASGSSDNPQQSSQQQQQQQQQLQQQQQQPPASQQQSQQQQRQGSGIGGRSKKDNCCLCWCCCCSCSLAAVGGNSTGAGGAGDQGKKKGNAGVGEHGSGVGVGGELGSGGAGNGFDGLDGLDGNMECSLEEIRSWGSSFDKLMRSPAGRKFFREFLVSEYSEENIAFWLACEQLKRESNPEKIEEKARFIYERYISILSPKEVSLDSQVREIVNRNMVQPTPHTFDDAQLQIYTLMHRDSYPRFVNSELYRRVARLSSGSNSEEHSAGKPKCKKGTT; via the exons ATGATAGAG ATGTCGAGCGGAATGGGTGCAACTGCAATGGGGATCGGCGTTAGTCACAGGCCAGGGGCCGGCGAGGGTGTAGCCGGTGGGTGCCGGCTACGCGCGCAGAGTCAGAGCCAGGCGTCCGGCTCTTCCGACAATCCGCAGCAGTCCTcccagcagcagcaacagcagcaacaacagctgcagcaacagcaacaacagccGCCCGCGTCGCAGCAACAGTCGCAGCAGCAACAGCGTCAAGGTTCGGGGATCGGAGGCCGTTCGAAGAAGGACAACTGTTGCCTCTGCTGGTGCTGTTGTTGTAGTTGCTC TCTGGCGGCAGTGGGCGGCAACTCGACGGGCGCAGGGGGTGCTGGCGACCAGGGGAAGAAGAAGGGTAACGCGGGCGTCGGCGAGCACGGGAGCGGCGTCGGCGTCGGTGGCGAGCTAGGAAGCGGTGGCGCGGGCAATGGTTTCGACGGGCTTGATGGCCTGGATGGTAACATGGAGTGCAGCCTGGAGGAGATCAGATCTTGGGGCTCCTCCTTCGACAAGTTGATGAGGAGTCCCGCGGGTCGTAAGTTCTTCAGGGAGTTCCTGGTGAGCGAGTATAGCGAAGAGAACATCGCGTTCTGGCTAGCGTGCGAGCAGCTGAAACGGGAAAGCAACCCTGAAAAGATCGAGGAGAAGGCGCGCTTCATCTACGAGCGTTACATATCCATACTCTCACCGAAAGAA GTGAGCCTGGACTCGCAAGTGCGCGAAATAGTGAACCGCAACATGGTGCAACCGACGCCGCACACGTTCGACGACGCCCAGCTGCAGATCTACACTCTGATGCACCGCGACTCGTACCCTCGTTTCGTGAACAGCGAGCTGTACCGGCGGGTGGCCCGTTTGAGTAGCGGGTCGAACAGTGAGGAGCACAGCGCGGGCAAGCCGAAGTGCAAGAAGGGCACCACGTAA
- the LOC114877689 gene encoding regulator of G-protein signaling 17 isoform X3: MSSGMGATAMGIGVSHRPGAGEGVAGGCRLRAQSQSQASGSSDNPQQSSQQQQQQQQQLQQQQQQPPASQQQSQQQQRQGSGIGGRSKKDNCCLCWCCCCSCSWNKCLAAVGGNSTGAGGAGDQGKKKGNAGVGEHGSGVGVGGELGSGGAGNGFDGLDGLDGNMECSLEEIRSWGSSFDKLMRSPAGRKFFREFLVSEYSEENIAFWLACEQLKRESNPEKIEEKARFIYERYISILSPKEVSLDSQVREIVNRNMVQPTPHTFDDAQLQIYTLMHRDSYPRFVNSELYRRVARLSSGSNSEEHSAGKPKCKKGTT; this comes from the exons ATGTCGAGCGGAATGGGTGCAACTGCAATGGGGATCGGCGTTAGTCACAGGCCAGGGGCCGGCGAGGGTGTAGCCGGTGGGTGCCGGCTACGCGCGCAGAGTCAGAGCCAGGCGTCCGGCTCTTCCGACAATCCGCAGCAGTCCTcccagcagcagcaacagcagcaacaacagctgcagcaacagcaacaacagccGCCCGCGTCGCAGCAACAGTCGCAGCAGCAACAGCGTCAAGGTTCGGGGATCGGAGGCCGTTCGAAGAAGGACAACTGTTGCCTCTGCTGGTGCTGTTGTTGTAGTTGCTCGTG GAATAAATG TCTGGCGGCAGTGGGCGGCAACTCGACGGGCGCAGGGGGTGCTGGCGACCAGGGGAAGAAGAAGGGTAACGCGGGCGTCGGCGAGCACGGGAGCGGCGTCGGCGTCGGTGGCGAGCTAGGAAGCGGTGGCGCGGGCAATGGTTTCGACGGGCTTGATGGCCTGGATGGTAACATGGAGTGCAGCCTGGAGGAGATCAGATCTTGGGGCTCCTCCTTCGACAAGTTGATGAGGAGTCCCGCGGGTCGTAAGTTCTTCAGGGAGTTCCTGGTGAGCGAGTATAGCGAAGAGAACATCGCGTTCTGGCTAGCGTGCGAGCAGCTGAAACGGGAAAGCAACCCTGAAAAGATCGAGGAGAAGGCGCGCTTCATCTACGAGCGTTACATATCCATACTCTCACCGAAAGAA GTGAGCCTGGACTCGCAAGTGCGCGAAATAGTGAACCGCAACATGGTGCAACCGACGCCGCACACGTTCGACGACGCCCAGCTGCAGATCTACACTCTGATGCACCGCGACTCGTACCCTCGTTTCGTGAACAGCGAGCTGTACCGGCGGGTGGCCCGTTTGAGTAGCGGGTCGAACAGTGAGGAGCACAGCGCGGGCAAGCCGAAGTGCAAGAAGGGCACCACGTAA